Proteins encoded in a region of the Streptomyces violaceoruber genome:
- a CDS encoding nucleotide pyrophosphatase/phosphodiesterase family protein — protein MTRPTPSDGPTPLLVLDVVGLTPRLLDHMPHLKQLGQSGSRAPLGTVLPAVTCAAQSTFLTGTMPSEHGIVGNGWYFRELGDVLLWRQHNGLVAGDRLWDAARRAHPGYTVANICWWYAMGADTDFTVTPRPVYYADGRKEPDCYTRPPALHDELTDKLGTFPLFHFWGPGADLVSSQWIIDATRHIMATRHPDLTLCYLPHLDYDLQRFGPDDPRSLKAAADLDAALAPLLDDARAEGRTVVALSEYGITPVSRPVDINRALRRAGLLEVHTQDGMEYLDPMASRAFAVADHQVAHVYVRRPEDLDATRAALDGLPGIEQLLDDEGKKAQHLDHPRAGELVAVAEPDAWFTYYYWLDDDRAPDFAQLVEIHRKPGYDPVELFMDPLDPYVKVKAAGALARKKLGMRYRMAVVPLDASPIRGSHGRLPASDDDGPLLICSTPRAVGDRVAATDVKQLLLRLAGLG, from the coding sequence ATGACCCGACCCACCCCCTCCGACGGACCGACCCCCCTCCTCGTCCTGGACGTCGTCGGCCTCACCCCCCGCCTCCTCGACCACATGCCGCACCTCAAGCAGCTCGGCCAGTCCGGCTCCCGGGCGCCGCTCGGCACCGTGCTGCCTGCCGTCACCTGCGCCGCCCAGTCCACCTTCCTGACCGGCACCATGCCCTCCGAGCACGGCATCGTCGGCAACGGCTGGTACTTCCGCGAACTGGGCGACGTCCTGCTGTGGCGCCAGCACAACGGACTCGTGGCCGGCGACAGACTCTGGGACGCCGCCCGCCGCGCCCACCCCGGCTACACCGTCGCCAACATCTGCTGGTGGTACGCCATGGGCGCCGACACCGACTTCACCGTCACCCCCCGTCCCGTCTACTACGCCGACGGCCGCAAGGAACCCGACTGCTACACCAGGCCCCCGGCCCTGCACGACGAACTCACCGACAAACTGGGCACCTTCCCGCTCTTCCACTTCTGGGGGCCCGGCGCGGACCTGGTCTCCAGCCAGTGGATCATCGACGCCACCCGGCACATCATGGCCACCCGCCACCCCGACCTGACCCTCTGCTACCTCCCTCACCTCGACTACGACCTGCAGCGCTTCGGCCCCGACGACCCGCGCTCCCTGAAGGCCGCCGCCGACCTCGACGCGGCGCTGGCCCCGCTGCTCGACGACGCCCGCGCCGAGGGCCGCACCGTCGTCGCGCTGTCCGAGTACGGCATCACCCCCGTCAGCCGGCCCGTGGACATCAACCGCGCCCTGCGCCGCGCCGGACTGCTCGAGGTGCACACCCAGGACGGCATGGAGTACCTCGACCCGATGGCCTCCCGCGCCTTCGCGGTCGCCGACCACCAGGTGGCCCACGTGTACGTCCGCCGCCCCGAGGACCTCGACGCCACCCGTGCCGCCCTGGACGGACTGCCCGGCATCGAGCAACTCCTCGACGACGAGGGCAAGAAGGCCCAGCACCTCGACCATCCCCGCGCCGGCGAGCTGGTCGCCGTCGCGGAGCCGGACGCCTGGTTCACGTACTACTACTGGCTCGACGACGACCGCGCGCCCGACTTCGCGCAGCTCGTCGAGATCCACCGCAAACCCGGCTACGACCCGGTCGAACTGTTCATGGACCCGCTCGACCCCTACGTCAAGGTCAAGGCGGCCGGCGCGCTGGCCCGGAAGAAACTCGGCATGCGCTACCGCATGGCGGTCGTGCCCCTCGACGCGTCACCTATTCGAGGCAGCCACGGCCGCCTCCCCGCGAGCGACGACGACGGTCCGCTCCTCATCTGCTCCACCCCCCGCGCTGTCGGAGACCGCGTCGCGGCCACCGACGTGAAACAACTCCTGCTCCGG
- a CDS encoding sugar phosphate isomerase/epimerase family protein gives MSRRPKQGPNGAGDGPATHPLRFGYGTNGLADLRLDDALALLADLGYDGVGLTLDHMHLDPLADDLAARTRRLARRLDTLGLGVTVETGARYVLDPRRKHGPSLLDPDPQDRARRTGLLLRAVDVAAELGAHAVHCFSGVTPGGTDEDTAWKRLAEALAPVLDAAATAGVPLAVEPEPGHLLATVADFHTLRGALGDPEHLGLTLDIGHCQCLEPLPPADCVRAAAPWLRHVQIEDMRRGVHEHLPFGDGEIDFPPVLEALAATGYQGLTVVELPRHSHAGPHYAERSLPFLRRAAPAPPPRTNRSGEPSATH, from the coding sequence GTGAGCCGGCGCCCGAAACAGGGTCCGAACGGGGCCGGAGACGGTCCCGCCACCCACCCGCTCCGCTTCGGCTACGGCACCAACGGCCTCGCCGACCTCCGCCTCGACGACGCCCTGGCCCTCCTCGCCGACCTCGGCTACGACGGCGTCGGCCTGACCCTCGACCACATGCACCTCGACCCCCTCGCCGACGACCTCGCCGCCCGCACCCGCCGCCTCGCCCGGCGGCTGGACACGCTCGGTCTGGGCGTCACCGTGGAGACCGGCGCCCGCTACGTACTCGACCCGCGCCGCAAGCACGGACCCTCCCTGCTCGACCCCGACCCGCAGGACCGCGCCCGGCGCACCGGCCTCCTGCTGCGCGCCGTCGACGTCGCCGCCGAACTCGGGGCCCACGCCGTGCACTGCTTCAGCGGCGTCACCCCGGGCGGCACGGACGAGGACACGGCCTGGAAGCGGCTGGCCGAAGCCCTCGCGCCGGTCCTGGACGCCGCCGCCACCGCGGGCGTCCCCCTCGCCGTGGAACCCGAACCGGGGCACCTGCTCGCCACCGTCGCCGACTTCCACACCCTGCGCGGCGCCCTCGGCGATCCCGAACACCTCGGACTCACCCTGGACATCGGCCACTGCCAGTGCCTCGAACCGCTCCCTCCCGCCGACTGCGTGCGGGCCGCCGCGCCTTGGCTCCGCCACGTGCAGATCGAGGACATGCGCCGCGGCGTCCACGAACACCTCCCCTTCGGTGACGGCGAGATCGACTTCCCGCCCGTCCTCGAGGCCCTCGCCGCCACCGGCTACCAGGGCCTGACCGTCGTCGAACTGCCCCGCCACTCGCACGCGGGCCCCCACTACGCCGAACGCTCCCTCCCGTTCCTGCGCCGGGCCGCACCGGCACCACCACCCCGCACCAACCGCTCGGGCGAGCCCTCCGCCACCCACTGA
- a CDS encoding TatD family hydrolase, with amino-acid sequence MRIFDPHIHMTSRTTDDYEAMYAAGVRALVEPSFWLGQPRTSPDSFRDYFDALLGWEPFRAAQYGIAHHCTIALNPKEANDPRCRPVLDELPRYLVKDRVVAVGEIGYDSMTPAEDTALATQLQLAADHGLPALVHTPHRDKLAGLRRTLDAVRESALPTERVLVDHLNETTVKEAKDSGAWLGFSVYPDTKMDEARMVALLREYGPEQVLVNSAADWGRSDPLKTRKVGDLMLAEGFTEDDVDRVLWRNPVAFYGLSGRLELDVAAGDATHEGNSILRGGE; translated from the coding sequence ATGCGCATCTTCGACCCCCACATCCACATGACCTCCCGGACCACCGACGACTACGAGGCCATGTACGCGGCCGGCGTCCGCGCCCTCGTCGAGCCGTCCTTTTGGCTGGGCCAGCCCCGCACCTCGCCCGACTCCTTCCGTGACTACTTCGACGCCCTGCTCGGCTGGGAACCCTTCCGCGCCGCCCAGTACGGCATCGCCCACCACTGCACCATCGCGCTGAACCCGAAGGAGGCGAACGACCCCCGGTGCCGGCCCGTCCTCGACGAGCTGCCCCGGTATCTCGTCAAGGACCGGGTGGTGGCGGTCGGTGAGATCGGCTACGACTCGATGACGCCCGCCGAGGACACCGCCCTGGCCACCCAGCTCCAGCTCGCCGCCGACCACGGACTGCCCGCCCTCGTGCACACCCCGCACCGCGACAAGCTCGCCGGCCTGCGCCGCACCCTGGACGCGGTCCGGGAGTCCGCGCTGCCGACCGAGCGGGTCCTGGTCGACCACCTCAACGAGACCACCGTGAAGGAAGCCAAGGACAGCGGCGCCTGGCTCGGCTTCTCGGTCTATCCGGACACCAAGATGGACGAGGCCCGGATGGTCGCCCTGCTGCGCGAGTACGGTCCGGAGCAGGTCCTGGTGAACTCCGCCGCCGACTGGGGCAGGAGCGACCCGCTCAAGACCCGCAAGGTCGGCGACCTGATGCTCGCCGAGGGCTTCACCGAGGACGACGTGGACCGGGTGCTGTGGCGCAACCCCGTCGCCTTCTACGGGCTCAGCGGACGCCTGGAACTCGACGTGGCCGCCGGGGACGCCACGCACGAGGGCAACTCCATCCTGCGCGGCGGGGAGTGA
- a CDS encoding EboA domain-containing protein, with protein MTQPHTAHVTPDTQDADVTPDGQDAQGTTPAHVPPADLRAALTTRLGGAARAWLDQALDEAAAHPGTHGPISVWELRLAEAGRRCGPAHADAARVLVLHAARADTGALTRVYSQGTADERRAVLHALPHLVPGPDALPLVEDALRTNDTRLVAAALGPYAARHLDAHQWRHAVLKCLFTGVAVDSVADLARRAHGDDELARMLADYAAERTAADRTVPEDLHRVLALTESGRPAPGTADPHGKES; from the coding sequence ATGACGCAGCCGCACACCGCCCACGTCACCCCCGACACCCAGGACGCGGACGTCACCCCCGACGGGCAGGACGCCCAGGGCACCACCCCCGCCCACGTCCCGCCCGCCGACCTGCGCGCCGCCCTCACCACCCGGCTCGGCGGAGCCGCCCGGGCCTGGCTGGACCAGGCCCTCGACGAGGCCGCCGCCCACCCCGGCACTCACGGCCCCATCTCGGTGTGGGAACTGCGCCTCGCCGAGGCAGGCCGCCGCTGCGGGCCCGCCCACGCCGACGCCGCCCGCGTCCTCGTCCTGCACGCCGCGCGTGCCGACACCGGCGCCCTGACCCGGGTGTACTCCCAGGGCACCGCCGACGAACGCCGCGCCGTCCTGCACGCCCTGCCCCACCTCGTGCCGGGACCGGACGCCCTCCCGCTCGTCGAGGACGCCCTGCGCACCAACGACACCCGGCTCGTCGCCGCCGCTCTCGGCCCGTACGCCGCCCGGCACCTCGACGCCCACCAGTGGCGGCACGCCGTGCTCAAGTGCCTGTTCACGGGCGTCGCGGTCGACAGCGTCGCGGACCTCGCCCGCCGGGCCCACGGGGACGACGAACTCGCCCGGATGCTGGCCGACTACGCCGCCGAACGCACCGCCGCGGACCGCACCGTCCCCGAAGACCTGCACCGCGTCCTGGCCCTGACCGAGTCCGGACGCCCCGCGCCCGGTACGGCCGACCCCCACGGCAAGGAGTCCTGA
- the eboE gene encoding metabolite traffic protein EboE, with translation MRFRHPDGSTVHLAYCTNVHPAETLDGVLAQLRDHCEPVRKRLGRDRLGIGLWLARDAAHALVTDPAALRGLRTELDRRGLEVVTLNGFPYEGFGAEEVKYRVYKPDWADPERLEHTTSLARLLAGLLPDDVADGTISTLPLAWRTAYDDTRADKARAALVTLAERLDALQELTGRSIRVGLEPEPGCVVETTHDAIAPLTAIAHDRIGVCVDTCHLATSFEDPHTALDALTAARVPVVKSQLSAALHAEHPADPAVREALAAFAEPRFLHQTRTTTPSGGLHGTDDLDEALADGGPLPDTAPWRAHFHVPLHAAPAAPLTSTLPVLKAALTRLVGGPHPLTRNLEVETYTWQALPPELRPRARAQLTDGIAAELTLARDLLTDLGLKELP, from the coding sequence ATGCGCTTCCGGCACCCCGACGGCTCCACCGTCCACCTCGCCTACTGCACCAACGTGCACCCCGCCGAGACCCTGGACGGCGTCCTCGCCCAGCTCCGCGACCACTGCGAGCCGGTCCGCAAGCGCCTGGGCCGAGACCGCCTCGGCATCGGCCTGTGGCTCGCCCGCGACGCCGCCCACGCCCTGGTCACCGACCCCGCCGCCCTGCGCGGCCTGCGCACCGAACTCGACCGGCGCGGCCTGGAGGTCGTCACCCTCAACGGCTTCCCCTACGAGGGCTTCGGCGCCGAAGAGGTCAAGTACCGCGTCTACAAGCCGGACTGGGCCGACCCCGAACGCCTCGAACACACCACCTCCCTGGCCCGTCTCCTCGCCGGACTGCTGCCCGACGACGTCGCGGACGGCACCATCTCCACCCTGCCGCTGGCCTGGCGCACCGCCTACGACGACACCCGTGCCGACAAGGCGCGCGCCGCCCTCGTCACCCTCGCCGAACGCCTCGACGCGCTCCAGGAACTCACCGGCCGCTCCATCCGCGTCGGCCTGGAACCGGAACCCGGCTGCGTCGTCGAGACCACCCACGACGCCATCGCCCCGCTGACCGCGATCGCCCACGACCGCATCGGCGTCTGCGTCGACACCTGCCATCTCGCCACCTCCTTCGAAGATCCGCACACCGCCCTGGACGCGCTCACGGCCGCCCGCGTGCCCGTCGTCAAGTCCCAGCTGTCCGCCGCACTGCACGCCGAACACCCGGCCGACCCCGCGGTCCGCGAGGCGCTCGCCGCCTTCGCCGAGCCGCGCTTCCTGCACCAGACCCGCACCACCACCCCCTCCGGCGGCCTGCACGGCACCGACGACCTCGACGAGGCCCTCGCGGACGGCGGCCCACTGCCTGACACCGCCCCCTGGCGCGCCCACTTCCACGTCCCCCTGCACGCGGCCCCCGCCGCGCCCCTCACCTCCACCCTTCCGGTACTCAAGGCCGCGCTGACCCGGCTCGTCGGCGGCCCGCACCCCCTCACCCGCAACCTGGAGGTCGAGACCTACACCTGGCAGGCCCTCCCGCCCGAGCTGCGGCCCCGCGCCCGCGCCCAGCTCACCGACGGCATCGCCGCCGAGCTGACCCTCGCCCGCGACCTGTTGACGGACCTCGGCCTGAAGGAACTGCCATGA
- a CDS encoding inositol-3-phosphate synthase, producing MSASPSASSRGSRTGVWLIGARGSVATTVVAGCAAVTAGLHPPTGMVTETPDFAGAGLPALPALVFGGHDTVDCPLPKRAEALAAGGVLPHGLPSAVHAELAAADREIRPGGPLPGDTRDEEELIAAFAADITDFARRSGVDRTVVVNVASTEPAPAGGALPASSLYAAAALRAGCPYVNFTPSTGLHHPALSAPAEASGLPYAGRDGKTGQTLLRSVLGPMFAQRALAVRAWSGTNLLGGGDGAALADPAAAAAKNAGKERVLADTLGAPVEGEVHIDDVPVLGDWKTAWDHIAFDGFLGARMFLQTTWQGCDSSLAAPLVLDLARLVARAHQRGLSGPLGELGFFFKDPVGDGPSALAEQYGELKRFAGRLREDADGAPVDGDGGEGGADGSAGQSGDAVAVRPGGRGVEDGAGR from the coding sequence ATGTCCGCGTCCCCCTCTGCTTCCTCCCGTGGCTCCCGTACCGGTGTCTGGCTGATCGGAGCCCGCGGCTCCGTCGCCACCACGGTGGTGGCGGGCTGCGCCGCCGTGACCGCGGGACTGCACCCGCCGACCGGAATGGTCACCGAGACCCCCGACTTCGCCGGCGCGGGACTCCCCGCCCTGCCGGCCCTCGTCTTCGGCGGTCACGACACCGTGGACTGCCCCCTGCCCAAGCGGGCCGAGGCCCTGGCCGCCGGTGGCGTGCTGCCGCACGGACTGCCCTCGGCCGTGCACGCGGAACTGGCCGCGGCCGACCGCGAGATCCGCCCTGGCGGCCCCCTGCCCGGCGACACCCGCGACGAGGAGGAGCTGATCGCCGCGTTCGCCGCCGACATCACCGACTTCGCGCGCCGCTCGGGTGTGGACCGGACGGTGGTGGTGAACGTGGCCTCCACCGAACCCGCGCCCGCCGGGGGCGCGCTTCCCGCCAGCTCGCTGTACGCGGCCGCCGCCCTGCGGGCCGGCTGCCCGTACGTCAACTTCACCCCGTCGACCGGCCTGCACCACCCGGCGCTGTCCGCACCGGCGGAGGCGAGCGGCCTGCCCTACGCGGGCCGCGACGGCAAGACCGGGCAGACCCTGCTGCGCTCGGTGCTCGGCCCGATGTTCGCGCAGCGGGCGCTGGCGGTGCGTGCCTGGTCCGGCACCAACCTCCTGGGCGGGGGCGACGGAGCCGCCCTCGCCGACCCGGCGGCCGCCGCGGCGAAGAACGCCGGCAAGGAACGCGTGCTGGCCGACACCCTCGGAGCCCCCGTCGAGGGCGAGGTCCACATCGACGACGTGCCCGTGCTCGGCGACTGGAAGACCGCCTGGGACCACATCGCCTTCGACGGCTTCCTCGGCGCCCGCATGTTCCTCCAGACCACCTGGCAGGGCTGCGACTCGTCCCTCGCCGCGCCGCTCGTCCTGGACCTGGCCCGCCTGGTCGCCCGCGCCCACCAGCGGGGCCTGTCCGGCCCCCTGGGCGAACTGGGCTTCTTCTTCAAGGACCCGGTGGGGGACGGCCCGTCGGCCCTGGCCGAGCAGTACGGGGAGCTGAAACGCTTCGCCGGGCGGCTGCGCGAGGACGCGGACGGTGCCCCCGTCGACGGGGACGGCGGCGAGGGCGGGGCGGACGGTTCCGCCGGGCAGAGCGGTGACGCCGTTGCCGTCCGGCCCGGCGGCCGCGGTGTCGAAGACGGGGCCGGGCGATGA
- a CDS encoding SCO3242 family prenyltransferase, translating into MSRATAAARDTAGPSGAPAASSRPPAGAAGVPGAASGTTGPPLATAEASSRSARLGAWAELLRLPALFTVPGDALAGAAAAGVRPGPRTLLAIGSSLCLYEAGMALNDWADRAEDAAERPHRPLPSGRIRPAAALTAAGALTGAGLALAAGAGRPALAVAAPLAATVWAYDLALKHTPAGPAAMAAARGLDLLLGAAATGGGTRAALPCAALLGSHTLAVTAVSRRETTGGSVLAPLAALATTGALTGLVARRRTRLPAGRRAAAAPGLSGSTPAPAVTDALAAALGAAYAATAARPYFHAALNPSPPLTRRAVGGGIRATIPLQAALAARSGASATSLLVAALAPAGRWFAKRSAMRKVSIT; encoded by the coding sequence ATGAGCCGCGCCACCGCCGCGGCGCGGGACACGGCCGGGCCGTCGGGAGCCCCGGCCGCCTCGTCGCGGCCGCCGGCCGGAGCGGCGGGGGTGCCGGGAGCGGCCTCCGGGACCACCGGGCCGCCGCTCGCGACCGCCGAAGCGTCCTCGCGCTCCGCCCGCCTCGGCGCCTGGGCCGAACTGCTGCGGCTGCCCGCCCTGTTCACCGTCCCCGGCGACGCCCTGGCGGGCGCGGCCGCGGCCGGTGTACGCCCCGGGCCCCGCACCCTGCTCGCCATCGGCTCCTCCCTGTGCCTGTACGAGGCCGGCATGGCCCTCAACGACTGGGCCGACCGGGCGGAGGACGCCGCGGAACGCCCGCACCGCCCCCTCCCGTCCGGCCGTATCCGCCCCGCCGCGGCCCTCACCGCCGCCGGGGCGCTCACCGGCGCCGGCCTGGCACTGGCGGCCGGTGCGGGACGTCCCGCCCTCGCGGTCGCGGCGCCGCTGGCGGCCACCGTCTGGGCCTACGACCTCGCCCTGAAGCACACCCCGGCCGGTCCCGCGGCCATGGCGGCCGCCCGCGGACTGGACCTGCTCCTGGGCGCGGCCGCCACCGGCGGCGGCACCCGTGCCGCGCTGCCCTGCGCCGCCCTGCTCGGCAGCCACACCCTCGCGGTCACCGCCGTCTCCCGCCGGGAGACCACCGGCGGTTCCGTCCTGGCCCCGCTCGCCGCCCTCGCGACGACGGGGGCACTGACCGGCCTGGTCGCCCGGCGCCGCACCCGACTCCCGGCAGGCCGGCGGGCAGCAGCCGCCCCCGGCCTGTCGGGCTCCACCCCGGCACCCGCCGTCACCGACGCCCTCGCGGCCGCCCTGGGCGCCGCCTACGCCGCGACGGCCGCCCGCCCCTACTTCCACGCCGCGCTCAACCCCTCACCCCCGCTCACCCGGCGCGCCGTGGGCGGCGGCATCCGGGCCACGATCCCGCTCCAGGCCGCGCTCGCCGCCCGCTCCGGTGCGAGCGCCACGTCCCTCCTGGTGGCGGCCCTCGCGCCGGCCGGCCGGTGGTTCGCGAAGAGGTCCGCCATGAGGAAGGTGAGCATCACGTGA